CATATCTGCCAGACATGGCGATGGCATGATAGATTTAAAAAATGCAATAGATGATGCGTTAAATAGAAAAAACGCCTTAGCTTTGAAATTTATGAATGATCATAAAACCATAGAAAATCAAAAGAATGCAAATAAACCTCTAAAAATTACAGTTGTGGGTCGACCTAACGTTGGAAAATCAACTCTTATTAACCAAATTATCAAAGAAGAACGACTGCTAACTGGTCCTGATCCGGGTACAACTCGTGACTCCATTCCAGTCGATTGGAAATGGCAAGATCGATCAATCAAAATCTTTGATACAGCTGGACTGCGTAAGAAAGCTCGAGTTCATGAGAAAATAGAAAAATTATCAGTTTCAGATAGTTTACGCTCTATCCAACACGCTGAAGTTGTAATCATAGTTTTCGATGCAACGAGTCCGTTGAAGAAACAGGATATTCAGATTGTTGACTTAGTAGTACAAGAAGGACGTGCACCGGTCATTGTTTTCAATAAATGGGATCTTATTAAAGATAAGAAAGAGTTACTTTCCGATCTTCATAAAAAGACAGCTTATGTTCTTCCTCAGATCAGAGGTATAAAAACTGTCCCTCTGTCTGGAAAAAATGGGATAGGTCTTCAATATTTAATGGATGCGATAGTTGATATTGAATCTGTTTGGAAGAAGAGGATCTCCACGTCAAAATTAATCCGTTGGCTTGAATGTGTACAAGAGCATCATCCTCCCCCCCTTTTTTCTGGGAAGCGCATGCGATTTAAGTATATTACACAGATCAAAACCCGTCCCCCAACCTTTTTCGCTCAATGGCCTCATCCTGAAAATCTACCAGATTCTTATGAACGTTATTTGATAAACGAACTTCGAAGAAGTTTTGAACTCCATGGCATTCCATTAAGATTGCAATTGCGTAAGAAAGATAATCCGTACAGGAGAACTAAAGATTTGGCTAACTGAAATGATTCAGGTGAATTCTTTATATTGAGTATGTAGCCCTAGAAAGGAATTTCATCATCCAGATCGTCTCCCCCTTCCATCATGGAAGCTGGCCTAGATGTAGATGGTGATGATATAGACTGGGTATGATAATCCTTAATACTAGTAAGATCACTAGAACGAAAACTACTATCACTGCGCGAATCTAACATTGTGAGATTACTATTAAAATTCTGAAGAACTACCTCTGTTGAGTAACGATCTTGGCCATTTTGATCCTGCCATTTTCGGGTTTGTAACTGTCCTTCAATATAAACCTTAGAACCTTTTCTAAGATACTCTTCGATGATCTTAGATAAATTTTCATTAAAAATGACAACCCGATGCCACTCGGTCCTCTCCCTGCGTTCACCGGTATTTTTATCTCGCCACGATTCAGATGTTGCAATAGACAAATTAACGACTTTTCGACCATCTTGAGTGCGTTTTATTTCAGGATCCGTACCCAGATTTCCAATTAAAATAACTTTGTTGACACTTCCTACCATGAATCGCACTCCTTATTATCTCAAACCCGTTAGCATCAGCTGTAAATGCAGGATAGAGTGTTATTGTTTGCCAAAATTAGGTTTATATTTAAACTAATACGAAACAATCTTCAATCTCCTTTAGAAGAAGACATAACACTTGTTTTGTAAGCCTTAACCCTTAAAAATTGAAGAATTCCAAAAGAGGCCAACTTTATATCTTAACTTAGGATTTAATTAGGGGTTCAGTCCCTTTGATCGAACCGTCAACACCAAGGCGGATTTTCTCAACTTTATCTTCTGCTGCCTGTAGCAATTTCGCACAGTGCTTTTTTAAAAGTTCACCTTGCTCATAAAATGTAATCGATTCGTCGAGTGAAACATCCCCACCTTCTAGATTGTTAACAATCTTTTCTAGTTGTTCTAATGCTTCTTCAAAACTCAGCGTAGAAATGTTAGTAATCTTTGATATTTTAGACATGAACAGTTCCTAATTTATAGATGACTCCCGCCCGGCATAAAAGATTATGCATCTTCTATAGTCAATTCATCTAGGCCAATAAAATACAGATTTGAATCAAATTTAATCAATGAATTAGCTTCTATAAACTTAAAATTTTTCTTCGTTAAATTCATCTTTAACCAAGAAAGATTAACTATTTAGAATAACTGTATCAGATATCTCGATACCAAACCCTGATAAACCAACATAATGACGTTCTTTTGATGCAATAAGTTTTATGGATGAAACACCTAAATCTCTTAAAATCTGTGCACCAAGACCTATCTCTAGCCATTCCTCTTTTCGAAATCGTGAAGCACTATATTGTTTTTGATTATCATCCAATTTAGTGACATTAAGGCTGGATAATCCAAGGTTATTACGAGTACTACCTGACGAAACACCAACAGAGCCTTCACGAAGATATACGATAATTCCTCTACCCTCCTTCTCAATCAGTGTTAAATTTTTGTTCAGAGAAGATGATCCACCAAATGCGTCATCTAAAACCGATTCAACATGTAAGCGAACAAGCACATCTCTTCCATTACCGATTTTTCCATAAACAACGGCTAATTGATGCATGGGATCCCAATCGGTTGTATAAGTATAAGCTCGAGCTAATCCAATGGATGTTTGTGTGTTAAACTCCTCAATCCGTTGAACCAAGCGTTCTTGTCTTTGTCTATAGGAAATTATCTCTGCAACGGTAATTATTCTCAGGGATTTTTCTATAGCAAAATCTTTGATCTGGGGACCTCGCATTACTGTCCCATCATCATTTATCAATTCAGAAATGACACCTATAGGTGGCAAACCTGCCAATTTACACAAATCAACAGCAGCTTCTGTATGACCAGATCGCATCAATACACCACCTGATCGTGCTACTAGTGGAAAGATATGTCCAGGACGAAAAAAATCTTCAGCACAAGAACTAGGATTAGCTAAACCGCGAACTGTAGCACAACGTTCTTCAGCAGAAATCCCCGTTGTCATTTCATATCGATAATCAACAGAGACTGTAAAAGCAGTTGAATAGGGAGCATCGTTTTCAGCTACCATTGGTGTTAATTGAAGTCGGCGAGCTTCTTCGTTTGGCATAGGTGTACATACAATGCCACTAGTGTAACGAATAATCATAGCCATTTTTTCTGGTGTACAGTGTACTGCTGCAACAATCAGATCACCTTCATTTTCTCTATCATCATCATCTGTAACTATAAGTATTTCACCTTTTTCAAAGGTGCGAATGGCCTTGAATACGTTCTCCATACTAGTTGCTATCAATCTTACTCTCCTGTTTTGTCAGCGATAGCGATTCTGTTGTAGATATAGGGGCTATCTTTAGTAAGGAATAAGAAGTGAAGTGGGTTTTGTAGAAAATAGAGAAACTGAAGATTTATCTGATAAAAGAGTATATAGAACGCTGCAACCACTCTTAAAAACAGTCCTTTCCATGATATATTTCTCCACTCATCAAAGCAATGTCAAAACCAGTTTCAATTTCACTATTAAGGTGTTCGCTATCTTTTGATCCTATTTTTCATCTAGAAATATCTTTCTGATCTCCTTTTCTCTTAATAGAGAATCCATGAGACTCACACCAAGTTTTAAACTAAGAAAAATAAACATAGGTTTGTATATTGTATATACAAATTGATTAACTTACGAAAATTACTACGTTGCTGTGTTCATGCTAATGCTAAACTTGCTTAGCCTCCTAACGAAGCAATATAGTCAAAAATGTTCCAATGATAGAGATAACGAAATCGTATTTTTATATAAAAGGATTTCTCAGGTTTTTAATAAGCTTATAAATTTACTCTAGTATTAATTATCAAACGGCATATAGAATTAGATAATGGTTGATTCTAAAATAGCTATTTCACGTTTAGCTCATGGTGTCGCTATAGGACGGGAGTTAGAATA
Above is a genomic segment from Candidatus Endowatersipora endosymbiont of Watersipora subatra containing:
- a CDS encoding single-stranded DNA-binding protein, translated to MVGSVNKVILIGNLGTDPEIKRTQDGRKVVNLSIATSESWRDKNTGERRERTEWHRVVIFNENLSKIIEEYLRKGSKVYIEGQLQTRKWQDQNGQDRYSTEVVLQNFNSNLTMLDSRSDSSFRSSDLTSIKDYHTQSISSPSTSRPASMMEGGDDLDDEIPF
- the ribB gene encoding 3,4-dihydroxy-2-butanone-4-phosphate synthase yields the protein MATSMENVFKAIRTFEKGEILIVTDDDDRENEGDLIVAAVHCTPEKMAMIIRYTSGIVCTPMPNEEARRLQLTPMVAENDAPYSTAFTVSVDYRYEMTTGISAEERCATVRGLANPSSCAEDFFRPGHIFPLVARSGGVLMRSGHTEAAVDLCKLAGLPPIGVISELINDDGTVMRGPQIKDFAIEKSLRIITVAEIISYRQRQERLVQRIEEFNTQTSIGLARAYTYTTDWDPMHQLAVVYGKIGNGRDVLVRLHVESVLDDAFGGSSSLNKNLTLIEKEGRGIIVYLREGSVGVSSGSTRNNLGLSSLNVTKLDDNQKQYSASRFRKEEWLEIGLGAQILRDLGVSSIKLIASKERHYVGLSGFGIEISDTVILNS
- a CDS encoding exodeoxyribonuclease VII small subunit, translating into MSKISKITNISTLSFEEALEQLEKIVNNLEGGDVSLDESITFYEQGELLKKHCAKLLQAAEDKVEKIRLGVDGSIKGTEPLIKS
- the der gene encoding ribosome biogenesis GTPase Der; translation: MITAAITGRTNVGKSTLFNRLARRKLALVYDEPGLTRDRRMGNAQLGDLNFRIVDTAGLEDIKSGSFGSLSARIQDQTKLAIVESDIILFMIDGRSGLFSLDFKCASMLHKLGKFVILVANKVERAQDEHNIYEACSMGFGDPVTISARHGDGMIDLKNAIDDALNRKNALALKFMNDHKTIENQKNANKPLKITVVGRPNVGKSTLINQIIKEERLLTGPDPGTTRDSIPVDWKWQDRSIKIFDTAGLRKKARVHEKIEKLSVSDSLRSIQHAEVVIIVFDATSPLKKQDIQIVDLVVQEGRAPVIVFNKWDLIKDKKELLSDLHKKTAYVLPQIRGIKTVPLSGKNGIGLQYLMDAIVDIESVWKKRISTSKLIRWLECVQEHHPPPLFSGKRMRFKYITQIKTRPPTFFAQWPHPENLPDSYERYLINELRRSFELHGIPLRLQLRKKDNPYRRTKDLAN